The Synergistaceae bacterium genome has a window encoding:
- the amrS gene encoding AmmeMemoRadiSam system radical SAM enzyme, translating to MALAGPLHLHQGHDARWWRFEGESARCVLCPHACLLSPGENGRCGVRIHLEGRGLVSTNYGKLASLAVDPIEKKPLYHWKPGTSTLSLGSVGCNMRCPFCQNWTLAECSPSVSLHETAPDAPAELAAMHRASSVAFTYNEPLTWLEFILDTCLHLEEREIPAVLVSNGMINGAPLKELLPYLSAANIDLKAFTSDAYRFMGGELEGVKNTIKALSEAGTHLEVTFLLVPGINDDIEAFERMTCWLSSLDPVPVLHISRYFPNREWTAGATPIDRLFEFVGLASERLPWVYTGNVDDEAVTKCSSCGKTLIRRRRYAIVENNLDEEGRCSFCSSKTPIIV from the coding sequence ATGGCGTTAGCCGGTCCGTTGCATCTACACCAGGGGCATGACGCGAGGTGGTGGCGCTTTGAAGGAGAGTCCGCCCGATGCGTTCTGTGTCCGCACGCCTGCCTGCTCTCGCCCGGAGAGAACGGGCGCTGCGGCGTCCGAATCCACCTGGAGGGCAGGGGCCTGGTCTCCACCAACTACGGAAAGCTCGCCTCCCTCGCGGTGGATCCTATAGAAAAAAAACCACTGTACCACTGGAAACCGGGCACTTCGACACTCTCCCTCGGCTCCGTGGGCTGTAACATGAGGTGCCCCTTCTGCCAGAACTGGACACTCGCCGAATGCTCCCCGTCGGTCTCTCTTCACGAGACGGCCCCCGACGCCCCCGCGGAGCTGGCGGCAATGCACCGCGCCTCGTCCGTCGCTTTCACCTACAACGAGCCGCTCACCTGGCTCGAGTTCATCCTGGACACCTGTCTCCACCTCGAGGAAAGGGAGATCCCGGCTGTGCTTGTCAGCAACGGGATGATAAACGGCGCGCCCCTGAAGGAGCTCCTACCGTACCTGTCGGCGGCGAACATCGACCTAAAGGCCTTCACTTCAGACGCCTACCGTTTCATGGGCGGTGAGCTGGAGGGCGTCAAAAATACGATAAAAGCCCTGTCGGAGGCGGGGACGCACCTGGAGGTCACATTCCTGCTCGTACCCGGGATCAATGACGACATCGAGGCCTTCGAACGGATGACATGCTGGCTTTCGTCCCTTGATCCCGTCCCGGTGCTGCACATCTCGCGCTACTTTCCGAACCGTGAGTGGACGGCCGGAGCCACGCCCATCGACCGGCTTTTCGAGTTCGTCGGGCTGGCATCCGAGAGATTGCCCTGGGTCTACACCGGGAACGTCGATGACGAGGCCGTCACAAAGTGTTCTTCGTGCGGAAAGACGCTCATTCGAAGGCGAAGGTACGCCATTGTTGAGAATAATTTAGACGAAGAGGGGAGATGTTCCTTCTGTTCATCGAAAACCCCGATCATAGTGTGA
- the mltG gene encoding endolytic transglycosylase MltG has product MRTRTILCFISFTLLLGLLAGLVLLFPEHVPFTLPEGRGERLPVSIRQGMSARQAAEEFVGAGIIGEKSAKSFSRWMSWFSIDRNLRPGLYHIRKGSSWEAARQMREAQPEVFSVTLLPGTDVLNFGELLSRVLMTDKDLEELMADEYLFPQELRPLLPDTAEGRLAFLFPETYRLSFPDARELVQASASLWWRQVGSTIPSNRRDKKTFEELAICASLVEREGRNDTERPRIAGVIENRIRDGMQLQIDATVVYAWKKEGREITRVLFKDLEIDSPYNTYRVNGLPPAPICLPSGASWSAVLNPEGHDYLYYVAKPDGEHLFARDYAEHQRNIKAARSK; this is encoded by the coding sequence ATGAGGACAAGGACAATCCTCTGCTTCATATCCTTTACGCTCCTGCTGGGGCTCCTTGCAGGTCTCGTGCTCCTCTTCCCGGAGCATGTCCCGTTCACGCTGCCCGAGGGGAGGGGAGAGAGGCTCCCCGTCTCTATAAGGCAGGGAATGAGTGCCAGGCAGGCGGCCGAGGAGTTCGTCGGGGCCGGGATCATAGGAGAGAAGAGCGCTAAATCCTTCTCAAGGTGGATGAGCTGGTTTTCCATCGACAGAAACCTCAGGCCAGGGCTCTACCACATCAGGAAGGGTTCGTCATGGGAGGCCGCCCGCCAAATGAGGGAAGCACAGCCCGAGGTATTCTCCGTGACTCTCCTGCCGGGTACGGATGTCCTCAACTTTGGAGAACTCCTCTCCAGAGTCCTTATGACGGATAAGGATCTAGAAGAGTTGATGGCCGACGAGTATCTATTCCCGCAGGAGTTACGGCCTCTGCTGCCCGACACGGCGGAGGGGCGCCTGGCCTTCCTCTTCCCCGAGACCTACCGCCTCTCCTTCCCGGACGCGAGAGAGCTTGTGCAGGCATCGGCCTCCCTGTGGTGGAGGCAGGTGGGGTCCACGATACCAAGCAACAGGAGGGACAAAAAGACATTCGAAGAGCTGGCGATATGCGCGTCCCTCGTCGAGCGGGAGGGCAGGAACGATACGGAGCGGCCCCGCATAGCCGGCGTGATAGAGAACAGGATCAGAGACGGGATGCAGCTCCAGATCGATGCCACGGTGGTGTACGCCTGGAAGAAGGAGGGGAGGGAGATCACAAGGGTGCTGTTCAAGGACCTGGAGATAGACTCCCCATACAACACGTACAGGGTGAACGGACTCCCGCCAGCTCCCATCTGCCTACCCTCCGGAGCCTCGTGGAGCGCGGTGCTGAACCCGGAGGGGCACGACTACCTCTACTACGTGGCCAAGCCCGACGGAGAGCACCTGTTCGCCAGGGACTACGCCGAACACCAGAGGAACATCAAGGCGGCCCGCTCAAAATGA
- a CDS encoding DUF4911 domain-containing protein: protein MTDMVSERSFAPDMGHISVRLPAEQIVLLSWIVSEYDGIGYVKTESVALNYATKNAVGLEALKNGKVSLFFPDEKRSDVIELICALQNEGFDLTVLPERAGAESATHELLEASDLQ from the coding sequence ATGACGGACATGGTCTCCGAACGATCTTTCGCCCCGGACATGGGGCATATCTCGGTTCGCCTTCCTGCGGAGCAAATAGTGTTGCTGAGCTGGATAGTCTCCGAATACGACGGGATCGGCTACGTCAAGACGGAGTCCGTGGCATTGAACTATGCTACCAAGAACGCCGTTGGACTTGAAGCGTTGAAAAACGGGAAGGTTTCTCTCTTTTTTCCCGATGAGAAGCGAAGTGACGTGATAGAATTGATTTGCGCACTGCAAAATGAGGGCTTCGATCTGACCGTCCTCCCGGAGAGGGCGGGCGCCGAATCCGCGACACATGAACTGCTGGAGGCATCCGATCTTCAATGA
- a CDS encoding TldD/PmbA family protein, with amino-acid sequence MSINAKLGDVLKTVVQSGADFADIYFEISASHSYSFESGAMEEISSSSSEGAGARIIRGEETSHAHSPGVNLSSGFLCLRDAALGSGLALEDRRFPSIRVMEPESRFSPPEHSFFHEINRRLQDSSIWIRQISMSLNTASKRFNVFNSEGVVAGDERRYTIFSAEVVVEKNGVMQTGYESEAYSVDSVEFFKSSSPLKIAETALARALMMLDAPMCPAGMMPVLLSGEAGGTMIHEACGHGFEADIIQKEFSVYRDKIGKTVASPLISLIDDGTIPGYLGSGVCDDEGTPCRRNVLIENGVAKAYISDVTTSRRSGIPLTGNGRRSSYRATPQPRMTNTFISPGKSSPKEMLRSIERGLLVRKMGGGEVNPTSGDFVFHVTEGYLVEDGKIVHPVRGAVLAGNGPDVLMDIDAVGDDLHFLPGICGKSGQNVPVTDGQPSLLIRKITVGGAQA; translated from the coding sequence ATGAGTATAAACGCAAAGCTTGGGGATGTTTTAAAAACCGTTGTACAAAGTGGGGCCGACTTCGCCGATATCTACTTCGAGATCTCGGCTTCCCACTCCTATTCCTTCGAGAGCGGCGCAATGGAGGAGATATCATCATCGTCCTCCGAGGGGGCGGGCGCAAGGATCATCCGCGGCGAGGAGACGTCGCACGCCCATTCGCCAGGAGTGAACCTGTCGTCAGGCTTCCTTTGTCTAAGGGACGCCGCTCTTGGCAGCGGACTCGCACTTGAAGACCGGAGGTTCCCCTCCATCCGGGTCATGGAACCCGAATCGCGCTTTTCCCCGCCCGAACACTCGTTTTTTCACGAGATAAACAGGCGCCTGCAGGACAGCTCCATTTGGATACGACAGATATCAATGAGCCTGAACACCGCCTCCAAGAGGTTCAACGTCTTCAACAGCGAAGGGGTCGTCGCGGGGGATGAAAGACGTTATACTATCTTCTCCGCCGAGGTCGTCGTCGAAAAAAACGGGGTTATGCAGACTGGTTATGAATCGGAGGCCTACTCGGTCGACAGCGTCGAGTTCTTCAAGTCCTCGTCTCCATTGAAGATCGCGGAGACCGCCCTTGCAAGAGCCCTTATGATGCTCGACGCCCCGATGTGTCCGGCGGGCATGATGCCCGTGCTTCTGTCGGGAGAGGCCGGGGGCACCATGATTCACGAGGCCTGCGGGCACGGCTTCGAGGCGGATATCATTCAGAAGGAATTCTCGGTATACCGCGACAAGATCGGCAAGACGGTAGCGAGTCCGCTGATCAGCCTGATCGACGACGGGACCATACCGGGATACCTTGGAAGCGGCGTCTGCGACGATGAAGGGACTCCATGCAGACGCAACGTTCTGATTGAAAACGGGGTGGCGAAGGCCTATATAAGCGATGTCACCACTTCAAGAAGGAGCGGTATCCCCTTGACTGGCAACGGGCGCAGAAGCTCGTACAGGGCGACGCCGCAGCCGAGAATGACTAACACCTTCATAAGCCCGGGGAAATCATCGCCGAAGGAAATGCTCCGCTCCATCGAAAGAGGGCTTTTGGTCAGAAAAATGGGAGGCGGTGAGGTCAACCCGACCTCCGGTGATTTCGTCTTCCACGTCACGGAGGGGTATCTCGTCGAAGACGGCAAGATTGTGCATCCCGTTCGAGGCGCCGTTCTCGCCGGGAACGGGCCGGATGTCCTGATGGATATCGATGCCGTCGGCGACGATCTTCACTTCCTTCCCGGCATATGCGGAAAGTCCGGACAGAACGTGCCGGTAACGGATGGTCAGCCCTCTCTGCTGATCCGGAAAATTACCGTTGGAGGTGCTCAGGCCTGA
- a CDS encoding DNA translocase FtsK, which yields MAGLFQNFSIFTPGYLGKGLAIFFTRHIGLIGAMLLAAAFLLLSATLYGLIRPASIIGRISGAAGFIRSLVPSRAKEQNRRYIDPRFPDDDMEDILSQPSRFVLTKPKPYGSRYDSRDEAMDREISEERDHPLYSPEIPAQRPEVPPLQDEPLHEEPAEREESQPDYLDEILKTDGIGRPQEDMGTSPEMSDETEDLFILRGPDEFTDEGLPVHDAGFDSEQGESDDPHALPDIEFNEMEAKKRLMPGTFPPPLDLFGPRQELGAAEDHEVVREQAVSIIATLSDFGVGAEMADIVVGPTVIQFQLQLAPGIKVSKVSGLSNDLAVALTVPTLRVEAPIPGKPYVGVEIPNPKRKGIVLRTILESRAFQESENDLPLAMGMRVDSRTLVVGLEDLPHLLVAGTTGSGKSVFINSCITGLCTHRNPEELRLILIDPKRVELNIYEHLPHVLSKPVVSSKKAVQALAWAVREMENRYELFARSRVRNLKSYNQKVLPKAKLPNIVIVVDELADLMFTAQKDVEDYICRLAQMARATGIHLILATQRPSVNVITGLIKANIPARVAFTLPSQTDSRTIIDVAGAERLLGKGDMLFVSSRYPRPLRLQAPYIEDGKSIEIVEYLENIFGSPEYVDIEAQGPGESTAGGEAVFADDPLLEEAVNIIMDTGIASASRLQRQLRIGFTRAARMVDSMERIGIVGPPDGSKPREILVDEETAKEMLSRVLSGDFE from the coding sequence ATGGCGGGGCTCTTTCAGAATTTCTCCATATTCACGCCCGGCTACCTGGGTAAGGGGCTAGCCATCTTCTTCACCAGGCATATCGGACTTATCGGGGCCATGCTTTTGGCCGCCGCCTTTCTTCTGCTCTCGGCGACACTTTACGGACTTATTCGACCCGCCTCCATAATCGGCAGGATCTCCGGCGCGGCAGGCTTCATACGCTCCCTGGTTCCGTCGCGCGCAAAGGAGCAGAACCGTCGCTACATCGACCCTCGATTCCCCGATGACGATATGGAGGATATCCTTTCGCAGCCTTCCCGCTTCGTCCTGACAAAGCCAAAGCCCTACGGGTCAAGGTATGACTCCCGGGACGAGGCAATGGACAGAGAAATCTCGGAGGAGCGGGACCATCCCCTGTACTCGCCCGAAATACCTGCCCAACGGCCAGAGGTTCCGCCGCTCCAGGACGAGCCTTTGCACGAGGAACCGGCCGAAAGGGAGGAGTCCCAGCCTGACTACCTTGACGAAATCCTCAAGACCGACGGAATCGGCAGGCCGCAGGAGGATATGGGCACAAGCCCGGAGATGAGCGACGAGACGGAGGACCTCTTCATACTGAGGGGCCCGGACGAGTTCACGGACGAAGGATTGCCCGTTCACGACGCAGGCTTTGATTCCGAACAGGGCGAGTCCGACGACCCGCACGCCCTGCCGGATATCGAGTTCAACGAGATGGAGGCGAAAAAGCGGTTGATGCCAGGCACCTTCCCTCCGCCGCTGGACCTCTTCGGCCCGAGGCAGGAGCTGGGGGCTGCAGAGGATCACGAGGTTGTGAGGGAGCAGGCCGTCTCGATAATCGCCACTCTATCGGACTTCGGAGTGGGGGCGGAGATGGCGGATATCGTGGTCGGGCCGACCGTAATCCAGTTCCAGCTCCAGCTGGCGCCGGGAATAAAGGTAAGCAAGGTCTCAGGACTGAGCAACGACCTCGCGGTCGCCCTCACGGTTCCCACGTTGAGGGTCGAGGCACCCATCCCCGGCAAGCCGTACGTAGGGGTCGAAATACCAAACCCCAAGCGCAAGGGAATAGTCCTCCGCACTATCCTGGAGTCGAGGGCATTCCAGGAGTCAGAGAACGACCTTCCTCTTGCCATGGGCATGCGTGTAGACTCCCGTACGCTGGTGGTCGGCCTCGAGGATCTGCCTCACCTTTTAGTGGCCGGAACGACCGGATCGGGCAAGAGCGTGTTCATCAACAGCTGCATCACCGGGCTTTGCACCCATCGAAACCCTGAGGAGCTCAGACTGATACTGATCGACCCAAAACGGGTGGAGCTGAATATCTACGAGCATCTTCCCCATGTGCTCTCAAAACCCGTGGTCTCGTCGAAGAAGGCCGTTCAGGCCCTTGCGTGGGCGGTTCGCGAGATGGAGAACCGTTACGAGCTGTTCGCACGCTCCCGCGTCCGCAACCTGAAGTCGTACAACCAAAAAGTCCTTCCCAAGGCGAAGCTTCCCAACATAGTCATAGTGGTGGACGAACTGGCCGACCTGATGTTCACCGCGCAGAAAGACGTGGAGGACTACATCTGCAGGCTGGCGCAGATGGCAAGGGCGACCGGCATTCACCTGATCCTCGCCACGCAGCGGCCCTCCGTGAACGTGATAACCGGACTGATCAAGGCGAATATCCCCGCCAGGGTGGCCTTCACCCTGCCCTCCCAGACCGACTCGAGAACCATCATAGACGTGGCGGGCGCCGAGCGGCTCCTGGGCAAGGGAGACATGCTCTTCGTCAGCTCCAGGTACCCGCGTCCGCTTCGCCTGCAGGCACCCTACATAGAGGACGGCAAAAGCATAGAGATAGTGGAGTACCTGGAGAACATCTTCGGATCACCGGAGTATGTCGACATAGAAGCGCAGGGGCCTGGAGAGAGCACGGCGGGCGGGGAGGCGGTCTTCGCTGACGATCCTCTGCTTGAGGAGGCCGTGAACATCATAATGGACACGGGCATCGCATCCGCAAGCCGTCTCCAGAGACAGCTTCGCATAGGGTTCACAAGAGCTGCGAGGATGGTGGACTCCATGGAGAGGATCGGGATCGTCGGACCTCCTGACGGGTCCAAACCGCGGGAGATTCTCGTCGACGAGGAGACGGCGAAAGAGATGCTCTCAAGGGTTCTGTCGGGGGATTTCGAGTAG